A part of Helicobacter fennelliae genomic DNA contains:
- a CDS encoding peptidoglycan D,D-transpeptidase FtsI family protein translates to MDDKINKSQCILIIFAFLCLALLIFIIVLYFKIILPRKMPTLIIQKNDVAVRGSVLTQDNYSLARSKKLYKLGFNPRSIDPDKKELFVKLLSIYSDIPESTIQEALKQPKYRILSYAISPNTAANLKTLNAKLLTYNVFQDYEDESGKLIQKMGLSVEVSGVDREYPYENLLEPIVGYTQKDQNGDMTIPKGVGGIEKFQETTLRAISDGFITGKRDIGFNVIYNKISQSQKRLDGFDVRLGISLRLQQQIEEILDSVFQQYQSEEIIAGILNPTNGQILALATTNRFNPKAIKKEQYPNLNIKAIESFEPGSTIKPLVYSLLIEKKLINPLAHIDLNNGYYRVGKYMIRDDVIMPKNPTIEDVLLRSSNVGMVKLSMLLSGKEFYDGLRDFGLAQLTGIDLPYEKDGIIPSIRELSQESSAAKASASYGYKIRVTFMQLLRSYGVFLNGGFLVTPHITQNFIAPDGQIYVPTLPQPKQVLSSLSAKKIEELLVRIVENGTGKAAKVEGIIVGGKTGTARVATTSGYGETYTGSFFGFAKDRENTYIIGVVAFGSHGKHYYGGQTAAPIFKHIVEAMVTQGYLKLQKDKK, encoded by the coding sequence ATGGACGACAAAATCAATAAATCACAATGTATTTTAATTATTTTTGCTTTTTTATGCCTAGCACTTTTGATTTTCATCATAGTTTTGTATTTCAAAATCATTCTTCCTCGCAAAATGCCAACTCTTATAATCCAAAAAAACGATGTCGCAGTGCGTGGAAGTGTTTTAACACAAGATAATTATTCCCTCGCTCGAAGCAAAAAGCTCTACAAACTCGGCTTTAATCCACGATCGATTGATCCTGATAAAAAAGAGCTTTTTGTAAAACTTTTGAGTATTTATAGCGACATTCCAGAATCCACCATACAAGAAGCCCTCAAACAGCCTAAATATAGGATTCTCTCCTATGCCATAAGCCCCAACACAGCTGCAAATCTCAAAACACTCAACGCAAAACTTTTGACATATAATGTCTTTCAAGATTATGAAGATGAAAGTGGCAAGCTTATCCAAAAAATGGGCTTAAGCGTCGAAGTGAGCGGGGTTGATAGAGAATACCCATACGAGAATCTCTTAGAGCCAATTGTCGGCTACACACAAAAAGATCAAAATGGCGATATGACAATCCCAAAGGGCGTAGGAGGCATAGAGAAATTCCAAGAAACAACGCTTAGAGCCATAAGCGATGGCTTCATAACCGGCAAGCGCGACATCGGCTTTAATGTCATCTACAACAAAATCTCCCAAAGTCAAAAACGGCTTGATGGATTTGATGTGCGTTTGGGTATCTCTTTGAGGCTTCAGCAGCAAATCGAGGAGATTTTAGATTCTGTGTTCCAGCAATATCAATCCGAAGAGATCATCGCAGGAATCCTTAACCCAACCAACGGGCAGATTCTAGCCCTTGCTACAACAAATAGATTTAACCCCAAAGCCATAAAAAAAGAGCAATACCCCAATCTCAACATTAAAGCCATAGAATCTTTTGAGCCCGGAAGCACGATAAAACCTCTTGTGTATTCACTACTCATCGAAAAAAAGCTCATCAATCCTTTGGCGCATATTGATCTTAATAATGGCTACTATCGCGTCGGAAAATATATGATTAGAGATGATGTGATTATGCCTAAAAACCCTACGATTGAAGATGTGCTTTTGCGCTCAAGCAATGTCGGAATGGTCAAACTCTCCATGCTTTTGAGCGGAAAGGAATTTTATGATGGCTTGCGAGATTTTGGATTAGCACAACTCACAGGCATTGATTTGCCCTATGAAAAAGATGGCATAATCCCATCTATCCGAGAATTAAGCCAAGAATCCTCCGCAGCTAAAGCCTCCGCTTCGTATGGATACAAAATCCGCGTTACATTTATGCAGCTTTTGCGCTCTTATGGGGTATTTTTAAATGGCGGTTTTTTGGTTACGCCACACATTACGCAAAACTTCATCGCACCTGATGGGCAAATCTATGTCCCGACACTTCCGCAGCCAAAGCAAGTGCTATCAAGCTTGAGTGCCAAAAAAATAGAGGAATTGCTCGTGCGTATTGTAGAAAATGGCACAGGTAAGGCAGCCAAAGTAGAAGGCATTATAGTCGGTGGCAAAACAGGCACCGCAAGAGTGGCGACGACAAGCGGTTATGGCGAAACTTACACTGGTTCATTTTTTGGGTTTGCTAAAGATAGAGAGAATACATATATAATCGGTGTTGTCGCATTTGGCTCTCACGGAAAGCATTATTATGGCGGGCAGACGGCTGCGCCTATTTTTAAGCATATTGTAGAAGCAATGGTTACACAAGGCTATCTAAAATTACAAAAGGATAAAAAATGA
- the fliE gene encoding flagellar hook-basal body complex protein FliE has product MEEIKNIGLAPNLSTHSKTSHISTQSKDSGEFSKMLKKSIDELNQVQETSDRALADMASGQLKDLHQAAIAIGKAETSMKLMLEVRNKALSAYKEILRTQV; this is encoded by the coding sequence ATGGAAGAGATTAAAAACATTGGATTAGCTCCAAATCTTAGCACACATTCTAAAACTTCTCACATCTCTACACAAAGCAAAGATAGTGGAGAATTTAGCAAAATGCTTAAAAAATCTATCGATGAGCTCAATCAAGTGCAAGAGACATCAGATAGAGCATTAGCAGATATGGCAAGCGGACAGCTCAAAGATTTACATCAAGCAGCTATTGCAATCGGCAAGGCTGAAACAAGTATGAAGCTTATGCTTGAAGTGCGCAATAAGGCACTTAGCGCATATAAAGAAATCCTAAGGACTCAAGTTTAG
- the ung gene encoding uracil-DNA glycosylase: MSIPKTLSPEWIEFLGDEFEKPYFKEIIKHYNHAIAQRQIIFPPRELTFNAFNLTPPHKVQIVILGQDPYHGSYMYNDCGVLREIPQAMGLSFSVPRCVPIPPSLKNIYKELEQSLGLVMPNTGDLTAWAKRGALLLNSIFSVQKGMASSHKSFGWEKFSDAVITRLSTQREGIIFMLWGNYAKQKIPLIDTRKHFIITAPHPSPLARGFVGSGVFLKAQQILQQAGKTPFDWRVE; this comes from the coding sequence ATGTCAATTCCCAAAACACTAAGCCCTGAATGGATAGAATTTTTAGGCGATGAGTTTGAAAAGCCATATTTTAAGGAAATTATCAAACATTATAATCACGCCATAGCGCAACGACAGATTATTTTTCCACCACGAGAGCTTACATTTAATGCCTTTAATCTCACACCTCCGCACAAAGTCCAAATCGTTATTTTGGGGCAAGATCCCTATCATGGAAGCTATATGTATAATGATTGCGGGGTTTTGCGTGAGATTCCGCAAGCTATGGGGCTAAGCTTTAGTGTGCCACGATGTGTGCCTATACCACCAAGTCTAAAAAATATCTATAAAGAGCTAGAGCAAAGCTTAGGGCTTGTAATGCCAAATACAGGCGATCTCACCGCGTGGGCGAAAAGGGGAGCATTGTTATTAAATTCTATTTTTAGCGTGCAAAAAGGAATGGCAAGCTCTCATAAATCTTTTGGCTGGGAGAAGTTTAGCGATGCGGTTATCACTCGCCTTTCAACGCAGCGCGAGGGCATTATTTTTATGCTTTGGGGAAATTATGCGAAGCAAAAAATTCCGCTCATAGACACGCGCAAGCACTTTATCATCACAGCCCCGCACCCAAGCCCATTGGCAAGGGGATTTGTAGGTAGTGGAGTGTTTCTTAAAGCCCAGCAGATTTTGCAGCAAGCAGGCAAGACTCCTTTTGATTGGCGGGTGGAATAA
- the flgC gene encoding flagellar basal body rod protein FlgC: MNFFNSFDISGYGLSAQRIRANLISANIANANTTRTDEGGPYRRQMISFRAFDFNKLLNEKLGKNSNNTEYEDPLNEGDLGELPKPAIMGVYVDKIIRDDRQPLMKYEPSHPDANSEGYVAYPNINPVVEMADLIEATRAYQANVAAFQSAKNMASNAILMMQA, translated from the coding sequence ATGAATTTTTTTAACTCATTTGATATTAGCGGATATGGCTTATCAGCCCAACGCATTCGAGCAAATCTCATCTCTGCAAATATCGCTAATGCAAATACAACAAGAACCGATGAGGGCGGACCTTATAGAAGACAGATGATTTCTTTTCGGGCATTTGATTTTAATAAACTTTTGAATGAAAAATTGGGTAAAAACTCCAATAATACAGAATATGAAGACCCATTGAATGAGGGAGATTTGGGCGAGTTACCAAAACCTGCTATAATGGGCGTTTATGTCGATAAAATCATTCGAGACGATAGACAGCCATTGATGAAGTATGAGCCAAGCCACCCAGATGCAAACTCTGAAGGTTATGTCGCTTATCCAAATATCAATCCAGTTGTCGAAATGGCTGATTTGATTGAAGCGACACGGGCATATCAAGCAAATGTCGCAGCATTTCAAAGCGCAAAAAATATGGCAAGCAATGCGATTTTGATGATGCAAGCGTAA
- a CDS encoding TM2 domain-containing protein translates to MESNQVQTLLAVRQDKIPQESTYMLQNELANLSQDKANRLNLIPFKSKIVGLVLGIFLGGFGADRFYKGDTLLGIIKLVLVIG, encoded by the coding sequence ATGGAATCTAATCAGGTGCAAACTTTACTTGCAGTGCGGCAGGATAAAATCCCACAAGAATCAACATATATGCTACAAAATGAGCTTGCTAATCTCTCACAAGACAAAGCCAATAGACTTAATCTAATACCTTTTAAGTCAAAGATTGTAGGACTTGTGCTAGGAATTTTTTTGGGTGGTTTTGGAGCAGATAGATTTTATAAAGGCGATACATTGCTTGGTATTATTAAGCTTGTGCTTGTCATAGGTTGA